One part of the Girardinichthys multiradiatus isolate DD_20200921_A chromosome 10, DD_fGirMul_XY1, whole genome shotgun sequence genome encodes these proteins:
- the syt15 gene encoding synaptotagmin-15 → MTDQVLLLAVGLSVGLLLLVVLMILTMCCLRMKKKKHGQYQELISTVPSVPSHSAPVIPVSQGVSARPDEIPFSLPPRFIPQITGFLRDDENKENENEKGMTADAQRDILAHRGSLSVRSWYPVGSVLTGLYSVTPLNEVVPPPLGMATRLCFSVEYRHSSEQLVVSLLRLSNLLPQFHSNLTLVELRLLPDDRRPRQAKARGTGPDPEFNDCLIFQVSAVCVLRSTLTMCVLSVEKDAKRHAVGRVLFPLEGELGQAGRVLWRDLDPEEETQCSELGDVQISLSYSSSLQRLSVVVLRARGLQLVTEAGVCVQVSLQIHTQMVKTKRSCVMKGEQDPIFNYRMTFKLRPQHLDDACLRFQLQQPNDSCSDSPALLGVLMLGPFMYARGLQLQHWMDMINKAQEPVKLWHRLGTAI, encoded by the exons ATGACTG ACCAGGTGCTGCTGCTCGCTGTTGGTCTGTCCGTTGGTCTTCTGTTGCTAGTGGTGCTCATGATTCTCACAATGTGCTGCCtgaggatgaagaagaaaaagcatgGTCAATATCAGGAGCTGATCAGTACGGTGCCATCAGTTCCATCACACTCTGCTCCGGTGATCCCTGTATCACAAGGGGTCTCTGCTAG GCCTGATGAAATCCCTTTCTCTTTACCTCCTCGCTTCATTCCACAAATTACTGGGTTTCTGAGAGATGATGAGAACAAGGAGAACGAAAACGAGAAAGGGATGACGGCGGACGCCCAGCGAGACATTCTGGCTCACCGTGGGTCACTCTCAGTAAGAA GTTGGTACCCAGTGGGGTCAGTGCTGACAGGTCTGTACTCTGTGACCCCTCTAAACGAGGTGGTGCCCCCCCCTCTGGGCATGGCCACTCGCCTCTGCTTTTCTGTAGAGTATCGACACAGCAGCGAACAGCTCGTGGTCTCCTTGCTCCGCCTCAGCAATCTCCTTCCTCAATTCCACAGCAACCTGACACTGGTGGAGCTCCGGCTTCTTCCTGATGACCGGAGGCCCCGCCAGGCTAAGGCCCGGGGAACGGGGCCCGACCCAGAGTTTAACGACTGCCTGATTTTCCAG GTAtcagcagtgtgtgtgttgcGGAGCACCCTGACTATGTGTGTGCTAAGTGTGGAGAAGGATGCTAAACGACATGCTGTTGGCAGAGTGTTGTTTCCTCTGGAGGGGGAGCTTGGCCAGGCTGGCAGAGTGCTGTGGAGAGACCTGGATCCCGAGGAGGAGACTCAG TGTTCAGAGCTGGGTGATGTGCAAATATCCCTTAGCTACAGTTCATCGCTGCAGCGCCTCTCAGTGGTGGTTCTAAGAGCTCGAGGCCTTCAGCTGGTCACAGAGGCAG GTGTGTGTGTCCAGGTGAGCTTGCAGATACACACTCAGATGGTAAAGACGAAGCGTAGCTGTGTGATGAAAGGTGAACAGGATCCGATCTTCAACTACAGGATGACTTTTAAACTGCGGCCGCAGCACTTGGACGATGCCTGTTTAAGatttcagctgcagcagccaaatGACAGCTGCTCAG ACTCTCCGGCCCTACTGGGAGTGCTGATGTTGGGTCCCTTCATGTACGCCAGAGGTCTTCAGCTGCAGCACTGGATGGACATGATCAACAAGGCCCAAGAGCCGGTCAAACTGTGGCACAGACTTGGCACGGCAATCTAA
- the LOC124875471 gene encoding uncharacterized protein LOC124875471: protein MARSGRPASESYQSTCCSVGQSLSSTSEVGILEDEDDRTPIFSLSKSSVDVVSATGPPHKRDLAWTRLDLKRSSSTNTHSDQNQVTLHQLHHHKWYHNSHQFSVTTQNEDLHSPPPLSERWISNMHHWSGCSSRSSTPDTVVWKDGSSRSCCFNQEAPGCFTPDSPISKLTSPPTTPSPLISPFHTPTLPPQDNLTSSPLTLGTYQLSECSPHPRPTCPGDRNSPEKLLFKFPSPVPSYANLADAEQCTDPGYLINDVSKDLSSPRDSQVLEEKGENSPLPTVCKLKPNLSAEKKDFKAKLSGCHYLLPLEFELSCQMGKNWRSPLISSLSDSCLGDFFRYNLVHLEGTANNPKSELFKEEGTMTSQLEMIDAAVQTGSPLGSCCELQKNMSNSNSGSHSLLGSPPGSRLNLKPCVGSHSNLVSASSSMFPVSSSEEEEKQQDTPECNVTSASTQYLERKISCLKAQSEECDELGRRGSMKQVLWDEDGLTWDIHGASMDPEELSTAIQKHLDLKNSPQPQRCSSKKKKAPKPPLMSNMVTTMAPDTSPPAMTIKCMVEGESQETLEAEAGREVQQEAGAKKLENEEANCRRNREEQGKAQDIQEEEGGEKKARSLKSPTHESGHSKKRIVTRSLRRPGWCGGSRKTDDGDSYESYIKN, encoded by the coding sequence ATGGCGAGGTCTGGTCGCCCTGCGTCTGAGAGCTACCAGTCCACCTGCTGTTCAGTCGGTCAGTCACTGTCCTCCACCAGTGAAGTTGGCATTTTGGAGGATGAGGATGACCGAACTCCCATCTTCTCTCTTTCTAAAAGCTCTGTGGATGTTGTATCAGCAACAGGCCCACCTCACAAACGAGACTTAGCTTGGACACGACTGGACCTGAAGCGCAGCTCCAGCACCAACACACACTCTGACCAGAATCAAGTGACACTACATCAGCTGCACCACCACAAATGGTACCACAACAGCCACCAGTTCTCGGTCACAACTCAGAATGAGGACTTGCACAGCCCTCCTCCTCTCAGCGAACGCTGGATTTCCAACATGCATCACTGGAGTGGGTGCAGCAGCCGCAGCAGCACTCCAGACACGGTTGTATGGAAGGATGGGTCATCACGTTCCTGTTGTTTCAACCAGGAAGCACCTGGCTGCTTCACCCCAGATTCTCCAATATCCAAACTAACCTCTCCTCCAACCACACCCTCACCATTGATTTCCCCTTTCCATACACCTACTTTGCCACCTCAAGATAATTTAACCTCTTCACCACTAACACTAGGCACATATCAGCTATCTGAATGCTCACCCCACCCTCGGCCAACCTGTCCAGGTGATAGGAACTCCCCTGAGAAACTTTTATTTAAGTTTCCTTCCCCTGTCCCCTCATATGCAAACCTAGCAGATGCAGAACAGTGTACAGATCCTGGATACCTTATTAATGACGTTAGTAAAGACCTGTCCAGTCCCAGAGACAGCCAAGTATTGGAAGAAAAGGGAGAGAACAGTCCACTGCCAACTGTTTGCAAGCtgaagccaaatctttctgcagaaaaaaaagatttcaaagCCAAACTCTCAGGTTGCCATTATCTGCTGCCTTTGGAGTTTGAGCTAAGCTGCCAGATGGGCAAAAATTGGAGATCACCGTTAATTTCTTCCTTGAGTGACTCATGTTTGGGAGACTTCTTCAGGTACAACTTGGTGCACTTGGAAGGAACTGCAAAtaatccaaagtcagagctgtTCAAGGAGGAAGGAACAATGACCTCACAGCTGGAAATGATAGATGCTGCGGTGCAGACAGGCTCCCCTTTGGGCTCCTGCTGTGAATTGCAGAAGAACATGTCTAATTCCAACAGTGGCTCACACTCCCTCTTGGGCTCACCACCTGGTTCCAGATTAAACCTGAAGCCTTGTGTGGGATCCCACTCCAACCTGGTCTCGGCATCTTCAAGCATGtttccagtgagcagcagtgaggaggaggagaagcaaCAAGACACCCCAGAGTGCAACGTTACCTCCGCTTCTACACAGTATCTTGAAAGAAAGATATCATGTCTGAAGGCCCAGTCTGAAGAATGTGATGAACTTGGCAGGAGGGGCAGCATGAAGCAGGTGCTATGGGACGAGGATGGGCTGACATGGGACATTCATGGAGCATCCATGGACCCCGAGGAGCTCAGCACCGCTATACAGAAACATCTGGATCTTAAGAACAGCCCCCAACCACAGAGGTGTTCCTCTAAGAAGAAGAAAGCACCAAAGCCTCCACTCATGTCAAATATGGTAACAACAATGGCACCTGACACAAGCCCACCTGCAATGACCATTAAGTGCATGGTGGAGGGTGAGAGTCAGGAAACCCTGGAGGCAGAAGCAGGAAGGGAGGTGCAGCAGGAAGCAGGAGCTAAAAAGCTTGAAAATGAGGAGGCTAATTGTAGAAGAAATAGAGAAGAGCAGGGCAAAGCACAAGACATACAGGAGGAAGAaggtggagagaagaaagcaCGCAGCTTAAAGTCTCCAACACATGAGAGTGGACACAGCAAGAAAAGAATTGTGACCAGATCATTGAGGAGGCCTGGGTGGTGTGGAGGTTCCAGAAAGACAGATGACGGAGACTCTTATGAATCttacataaaaaattaa
- the zgc:112285 gene encoding chymotrypsin-like elastase family member 2A: protein MAAPGPPLLRFMSLLPLLLLSKASLHAAAYTLIPGQHPQHKVLHLDWPQDCGTAHFKPSMVERIVSGNEARPHSWPWQVSLQVRPRGSKHYIHVCGGTLIHKNWVLTAAHCFQKGKAEDPASWRIVLGKHQLKRSESAERIFPIKRIYRHENFRYPAHSELDYDIALVKAATDILPSNFIRYACLPRKQTPLNPGHYCWVTGWGDTRGGKENVSLADALNQARLPIIDFKTCRQKKFWGDRVRDSMICAGFKDTEDPPAACQGDSGGPLLCQLSRDRWEVHGVVSFGPIGCTVENKPSVFTRTAAFIPWIEATRIRDFFLH, encoded by the exons ATGGCTGCCCCAGGACCGCCTCTGCTTCGGTTTATGTCCCTGCTTCCGCTGCTGCTGTTGAGCAAGGCATCCCTGCATGCAGCTGCATACACGCTCATTCCTGGACAACACCCACAGCACAAAGTCCTCCACCTGG ACTGGCCACAGGATTGCGGCACGGCCCACTTCAAGCCAAGCATGGTTGAAAGGATTGTCTCTGGGAATGAGGCCAGACCTCACTCCTGGCCCTGGCAGGTCTCTTTGCAG GTTCGACCCAGAGGAAGTAAACACTACATTCACGTCTGTGGAGGAACTCTCATCCATAAGAACTGGGTGCTTACGGCAGCTCATTGCTTCCAGAA GGGTAAAGCTGAAGATCCTGCGAGCTGGAGGATTGTCCTTGGAAAGCACCAGCTGAAGCGCTCAGagtctgcagagaggattttTCCCATTAAGAGGATCTACCGGCATGAGAACTTCCGTTATCCTGCTCACAGTGAGCTGGACTATGACATCGCCCTGGTGAAGGCCGCCACTGACATCCTGCCTTCAAACTTCATCCGCTACGCCTGCCTGCCGCGCAAGCAGACCCCCCTCAACCCAGGGCACTACTGCTGGGTGACGGGCTGGGGAGACACCCGTG GTGGAAAGGAGAACGTCTCCCTGGCAGATGCGCTGAATCAAGCCCGCCTGCCCATCATTGACTTCAAAACCTGCCGGCAGAAGAAGTTCTGGGGCGACCGTGTCCGTGACTCCATGATCTGTGCCGGGTTCAAGGACACCGAGGACCCACCCGCAGCATGTCAG GGCGACTCTGGGGGTCCTCTGCTCTGCCAGCTCAGCCGTGATCGATGGGAGGTGCACGGCGTAGTGAGCTTCGGGCCAATCGGCTGCACCGTGGAGAACAAACCCAGCGTCTTCACCCGTACTGCTGCCTTCATCCCCTGGATCGAGGCAACCCGCATCAGGGACTTCTTCCTGCACTGA
- the timm23a gene encoding mitochondrial import inner membrane translocase subunit Tim23: MDNNSQGSGGFKGGLGGLFGGGAPEYSNTELAGVPLTGMSPLSPYLNVDPRYLVQDTDEFILPTGANKTRGRFELAFFTIGGSCMTGASLGALNGLRMGLKETRDMAWSKPRNVQILNMVTRQGASWANSLGSVALLYSAFGVAIEKARGAEDDINTVAAGTLTGMLFKSSGGLKSAARGGLVGLAVSGAYALYNNWEHLTGSSSTRLY; encoded by the exons ATGGACAATAACTCACAGGGGTCGGGGGGATTCAAAGGGGGTCTCGGGGGTCTTTTTGGTGGGGGTGCACCTGAATACTCCAACACAGAGCTGGCCGGTGTCCCCC TTACAGGAATGAGTCCTCTTTCCCCTTACCTTAACGTCGACCCTCGTTACCTGGTTCAG GACACAGATGAGTTCATTTTACCTACAGGGGCCAACAAGACAAGGGGAAGATTTGAACTGGCTTTCTTTACTATTGGGGGCTCATGTATGACTG GAGCTTCACTGGGAGCTTTAAATGGTCTGAGGATGGGCTTGAAGGAGACTAGAGACATGGCATGGTCCAAACCGCGCAACGTACA aattctGAACATGGTGACCAGGCAGGGGGCTTCCTGGGCCAACTCTCTTGGCTCTGTCG CCCTGTTGTATAGTGCTTTTGGTGTGGCAATAGAGAAAGCCAGAGGGGCAGAAGATGATATTAACACAGTCGCTGCTGGCACGTTAACAGGGATGCTCTTCAAATCCAGCG GAGGATTAAAGAGCGCCGCCCGTGGAGGTCTCGTTGGTCTTGCCGTATCTGGTGCATACGCCCTTTACAACAACTGGGAGCATCTCACCGGCTCCTCCTCCACCCGGTTGTACTAA